The following is a genomic window from Pseudophryne corroboree isolate aPseCor3 chromosome 3, aPseCor3.hap2, whole genome shotgun sequence.
CAGAGTGAGGGGACTGTGTGAGGCCCCTGAGGGTGGCATGTGCATGTGGCAAGCCATGGCAGCGGCTGCCAGGGATGAAGAGCTTGGGTATCCGGGCAACAATTTGTCCGCTGCCCCTGAAAAGGCAGTATGTGTCCGCAGATGGCCCAGCAGTTCCTCGGAGGAGGAGAAGCGCTTATCACAGGGACCCGTCGCTGAAACCCAGTTACAAACATGGGGTAAAGGATCGTTGGGGAGCATGAAGCCATAGGGATAGAGAGGGTGCCCGGAGAGAGAAGGTGGTGAGACTCCGTGCAGCGTGTGGCTGGGGTACACCAGTGGGTATCCTGATTTGAGGTCATGTGCGCAAGCTGCGCTGGCACCCAGCTGGGAGGCGCAGTGGTAGCTGAGGCAGTAAGGGTCCCGACAAAAGCTTGCAGTCATAACAGACGGAGGGGAGGCCCCGGTCAGGGGACTGGAGCCAGATTTGCTGGAGCAGCCTAAGGAGCCCAGCTGGGCGCCCATTAAAGAGTTACCCTTGGTGTGGTCCAGAGAGACTCCGTGAGTTAGGAACTGCGGATGATACCCGGCATAGGCTCCAGCCAGACTGCCCGGATAGGACATgccagccgggggcagaggaaaaacCGTGTGGCCCGGCTTATAGGGAGACACTGGGGCCACTAGCCCGGAGCCCAGCACAGAGCCGGAggagctggaggaggaggaggctgaggTTGGGGAAGGGGCAGCAGAGAGACTCTTGCACCCGGTAGGACCCTCTGAATGAGCCTGGGGGAGGTCCACGCTCAGCCTCCCGTGCGATCCGCCCTCGGACTGAGAGCTTTTGGAGCATTGCTCAATTTCCTTCTTGTCTGCGCTATCCCCGGAGGGTTTTGAGTCTGAGGAAGGCGTAGGGGTGCGGGGGGAGCCAGGGCTGCCTGTCCTGGGGGTGAAGGGGGGACATGCGGCGCTCGGCACCCGGAATCCGGACTTATCCCCCGAGGAAGACTCCTTCTTGTCCGGCTGCTTGGAGTACGGCTTGAAGCTGGACTTGTCCTCGGCGCCGATGTCGCTGAGCTTGAGTGGGCCGGATTTGGAGTCCTTGTCCGCCCCGGTGGAGGAGCCGGTCACTGAGGACAGCTTGGACGGTGTGGGGTCCGGTTTCCCGATCTGAGAGCAGGTCTGGGCCAGGAGGGCAAGGGGGCTCTTCTTAGCATCCAGCTGGGGGAAGGGGACACAGAGATATATTACTTGTTTGTCATGTTATAATTCTCTCCCCAAATAATGCACAGTGCCCTCATCATCACAGTTTACatgaggaacacacacacacacacatacatacatacatacatacatacatacatacagattgtTTGCATTACTGAACTACAATGTAAATGCTGCTATAACCCCCTCGTAAGAAAAATATCCCTGGACACATACTGATGGTACAGTGATTTAACACTAATGTATTGGAATCATTGTAGCGaatgggtactgtgtgtgtgtgtgtgtgtgtgtgtgtgtgtgtgtgtgtgtgtgtgtgtgtgtgtgtgtgtgtgtgtgtgtgtgtgtgtgtgtgtgtgtgtgtgtgtgtgtgtggtcattagGTTATTAACAGATCATTCACagaattatttttttaataaaaaaaaatgtaggtACTAATGTCAGAGTTTGGGGACACTTGTTTAAGAAGTACCTCCCCCAAAATATGTATTACTAATTCCAATGTTTCGTGGAATCGAACCAATTTTACAATGTGcacaataaataaattattattattattattattattattttattattattaaacttaTACATGCATCCAATGTGTTTCCTATGTATATGTATTAATAATACAAGAGTAAATCTGAGTTCGAAATGAAGAAAATATTGTAGTCACCTGCTCAGGCTTTGTACATATTTCAGCAAATAAgtaacccctatatttttgccgttAATTCATGACTGTATATGAGTGGATAAAGCAGAAGGGTCACTAGAGGGTGATGTCGGTCCTAACCATACCcacccaaataggaataaagaatgACTGTAATTCAGTACGGCCTTTCATGAATTCCTTTACAGGTGCGGCATCATATAATGCTCCATACATGTTGTCTATTCACGTCGTACCAGGGAACAGGAGTTCTACTTTCTCTTTACAATTTTCCGCGcgcataagatagatagatagatagatagatagatagatagatagatagatagatagatagatagatagatagacacacgtaTACACATATACTTGTAGTCATACGCATATATTTATGCGGTTGTCTGtgtttttgtgtatatattgtaatacacatacatatatacttgtACACACACTTTTATCCAGACTGTGCGAGGTGCTCTaccaggtgtggtgtcattaatgaGCCCTCTGTATTTATGAAGATTAGATAAATGCTGGCTATACACAAGATGGAGCGATGGGAGAGGAAGGAGTGAGGGCAGGAGCGGAGGAACCGTATATACAGGAATAGGGAATGTAAAGAAtagggaatggatacgtgcaccagTAACACAGAAGCACTGCGATCCCCGCTTACCTCTATGGGGCTGACAGGGGTGGAGGGCAGGGGCTGCAGGTACTCCGGGTGCAGGATGTGTCCGCTGCGGGCTGTCAGCATCTTTAGCACTTTGATGGGCAGCCTGCCGGCCTGGCGCAGGGGGTCACTGGGGGGCACAGGATGGACGAACGCTCTGCTGGCCGGGGCTCCTCCGATCCTGCTCTCCCAGCTCTCTCCGCTCTCACGGGGTGACGGACTCAGACGACTTCCAGCAGCCAGAGGAGAACTGATCATGTCCCCAGGACAGGCATTGGTGTGGGTggggtgcaggggggagggggagtgacCCCGGGTGTCTGAGTCTCGGTAATGTGTCCGGAATGGAAGGAAGGGCTGATCCTGCAGGTAACTTATCCCGTCCTGATCGCACGACCTTCAGGCAGAGAGATCGCTCAGCGGTCAGCACAACTGGCAGACGTGTGAGTCTGTATCCAGCAGACGCACTGTGGCCAGAGATGCGCTGTGTGGGAGGATCTGCGGCTGGTAACAATGTAGTGATCCCGCCTGATAACAACGCAAGTGATGCACAGACAAGGGATACGATGTATCACTGTCCAAAGACGCTGCGATGTGCAATCCGCTCCTGAATCCTAGATAAGAGTCCGCAAGCCAGATCCTTCCCGTCCAGCGCGGTCCCagcgcccactctcgctgctgcagAGCGCACAGTGTGAGCAGCAGCACAGCCAGTCGGAGTTCTGCCAGAGAAACTCACTTCAAAAGCCTGTGACTGAGAGCCGAGATTAAAGCCTTTGCCGCCTTCCAATCAAATGGGACCCCGAGGTGATTGGAGGGTCAAGGGGATGTGACGTCCCCTTTCTCTGCGCTGCTAATGCTTCTCTCTTTCTTCCATGCCCCCTCCTCCCTACTCCCTCCTCCGGGTGGTTTCGCCTCTTTGCTCAAAGAACTGGGTTTACTTCACATTTTATGGTTCATGTTCCCAACTGCtcttattttcttgcaatacattaTCCTCACCCTGCAGTACACTGGAAAAGAAGTACATGAGGTTGCAGATTATAGTGCAATTGCTTCATTATGGCATCCATCACCCTGGGATAACCTACTCACTTTACAGAGTGGATTCGCAGTAATCCCACCTTGTAAAAATACATACCTCATCCCAGAAGCAAAAACTAAAGAGCAATACTAATTGTTGCAAtggaattcaaataaattaacacacAAATACACGCATACAGGTAGTTAAATAAAGCAAAACAGAGTCTGCATGCCTTTATGTTATACTGTCGTTTATTATCTACTTTTAAACCATTTAATTGGGACCATGACTAAAATACTAGCTTGACTTTGGTGTAATAGTTGTTGTTTAGATCTACTGGCTCTGTAACTAAAATTAACATTTCAGAAGTTGTGGCCTAATGTATGAATACATACACGAACCAGGTTAATGTAGTGGCTGATGCCAAATGTAGGTTAAGGTTgagtatccgttatccaaaatgtttgggaccagaattattttgATATCGGATtagtaatgagatatcatggcgatagcacctaagtctaagcacagaatgcatttatgttccatatacacgttatacacacagcctgaaggtcattttagccaatatttttaatatcgttgtgcattaaacaaagtgtgtgtacattcacacaaataatttatgtttcatatacacacagcctgaaggtcatttaatataatatttttaataactttgtgtattaaacaaagtttgtgtacattgagccatcagaaaacaaaggtgtcacaatctcactctcactcaaaaaattctgtatttcagaatatttgaatatggaatactcaacctgtaatgtatgtACAACTACTAGTACAtgaatatataatgctatatagtgCTGTATTTTTAAACTGGAAAACTCAGGGCACAAAAGCCTGTGTTGCTGCTAACATGGTAACT
Proteins encoded in this region:
- the ZNF503 gene encoding zinc finger protein 503; translation: MISSPLAAGSRLSPSPRESGESWESRIGGAPASRAFVHPVPPSDPLRQAGRLPIKVLKMLTARSGHILHPEYLQPLPSTPVSPIELDAKKSPLALLAQTCSQIGKPDPTPSKLSSVTGSSTGADKDSKSGPLKLSDIGAEDKSSFKPYSKQPDKKESSSGDKSGFRVPSAACPPFTPRTGSPGSPRTPTPSSDSKPSGDSADKKEIEQCSKSSQSEGGSHGRLSVDLPQAHSEGPTGCKSLSAAPSPTSASSSSSSSGSVLGSGLVAPVSPYKPGHTVFPLPPAGMSYPGSLAGAYAGYHPQFLTHGVSLDHTKGNSLMGAQLGSLGCSSKSGSSPLTGASPPSVMTASFCRDPYCLSYHCASQLGASAACAHDLKSGYPLVYPSHTLHGVSPPSLSGHPLYPYGFMLPNDPLPHVCNWVSATGPCDKRFSSSEELLGHLRTHTAFSGAADKLLPGYPSSSSLAAAAMACHMHMPPSGASHSPLTLRSPHHHPLGLSSSRYHPYSKSPLPTGGAPVPVPAATGHYYSPYALYGQRLTTASALGYQ